A section of the Sebastes fasciatus isolate fSebFas1 chromosome 5, fSebFas1.pri, whole genome shotgun sequence genome encodes:
- the LOC141767558 gene encoding ephrin type-B receptor 1-like isoform X2, giving the protein MMGEDRLGVIMLAVQVSRVAVFLCVITSVSAVEETVMDTRTATAELGWISFPANGWEEVSGYDENLNTIRTYQVCNVFEPSQNNWLLTTYIDRRAAQRIYVEIRFTVRDCASIPSVLGSCKETFNLYYLETERTVSESIKGVEYWANAPFLKVDTIAADESFSQVDFGGRLMKVNTEVRSFGPLSKGRGFHLAFQDLGACMSLLAVRVFYKKCPSVVQNFAFFPETLTGAESTSLVIARGSCIPNAEEVDVPIKLYCNGDGEWMVPIGSCSCKAGYEPDNGNVCRACPQGTFKSFQGPGLCQQCPLNSRSTIEAATLCGCRNGYYRGDMDKPEDVCTSVPSAPRNVVSVVNQTSVRLEWHPPRDIGHREDLSYNVLCRRCHSSERRACQPCDDSVAFISGRHGLKDTRVDISKLRAHTSYTFEIQAVNGVSNKSPYPAQQLSINITTNQAAPSVVPIMHQVSSTSRSFSLSWPPPEQPNGIILDYEMRYFDKVWIDQCIFHGACSDTDRVLQ; this is encoded by the exons AGACAGTGATGGATACAAGGACAGCGACAGCTGAGCTCGGCTGGATATCGTTCCCTGCCAATGGA TGGGAAGAGGTGAGCGGCTATGATGAGAACCTCAACACCATCAGGACGTACCAGGTGTGCAACGTGTTTGAGCCCAGCCAGAACAACTGGCTCCTCACCACCTACATCGACAGGAGGGCGGCGCAACGCATCTACGTGGAGATCCGCTTCACCGTACGCGACTGCGCCTCCATCCCCAGCGTCCTGGGCTCCTGCAAAGAGACGTTCAACCTGTACTACCTGGAGACCGAAAGGACCGTGTCGGAGAGCATTAAAGGGGTGGAGTACTGGGCCAATGCCCCTTTTCTTAAG GTGGACACCATCGCAGCAGATGAGAGTTTCTCCCAGGTTGATTTTGGGGGAAGGCTAATGAAGGTGAACACAGAAGTTCGGAGTTTTGGGCCGTTGTCCAAAGGCAGAGGCTTCCACTTAGCCTTCCAGGATCTGGGCGCTTGCATGTCCCTTCTGGCTGTCAGAGTCTTCTACAAGAAATGCCCCAGCGTGGTGCAGAACTTTGCTTTTTTCCCAGAG ACACTGACTGGAGCAGAATCCACCTCATTAGTCATCGCCAGAGGAAGCTGTATCCCCAACGCTGAGGAAGTAGACGTGCCCATAAAGCTCTACTGTAACGGAGACGGAGAGTGGATGGTACCCATCGGCAGCTGCAGCTGCAAGGCGGGTTATGAACCAGACAACGGCAACGTGTGTCGAG CTTGCCCTCAGGGCACCTTTAAGTCGTTCCAGGGGCCAGGATTATGTCAGCAATGTCCGCTCAACAGTCGCTCCACCATCGAGGCCGCCACCCTCTGCGGTTGTCGTAACGGCTATTACCGCGGTGACATGGACAAACCGGAGGACGTGTGCACCA GTGTCCCTTCTGCTCCTCGCAACGTGGTCTCAGTCGTCAACCAGACATCGGTGCGGCTGGAGTGGCACCCACCGCGTGACATCGGGCACCGTGAAGACCTGTCATATAACGTCTTGTGCCGCCGGTGCCACAGCAGCGAACGCCGGGCGTGTCAGCCATGTGACGACAGCGTGGCGTTCATTTCAGGCAGGCACGGGTTAAAGGATACGAGGGTGGACATCAGCAAGCTGCGGGCCCACACATCGTACACCTTCGAAATACAG GCAGTCAACGGAGTCTCCAACAAGAGCCCTTATCCCGCCCAGCAACTGTCAATCAACATTACAACCAATCAGGCCG cGCCCTCAGTAGTTCCCATAATGCACCAAGTGAGCTCAACGAGCCGCAGTTTCTCGTTGTCATGGCCACCGCCCGAGCAGCCCAACGGAATTATCCTTGACTACGAGATGCGATACTTTGACAAG GTCTGGATTGATCAATGCATATTTCATGGAGCCTGTAGTGACACTGACAGGGTTTTACAGTGA